From a region of the Cognatiyoonia koreensis genome:
- the gatB gene encoding Asp-tRNA(Asn)/Glu-tRNA(Gln) amidotransferase subunit GatB, with protein MLDLTYETPAPKTISGATGDWELVIGLEVHAQVSSKAKLFSGASTQFGAEPNSNVAFVDAGMPGMLPVINEYCVEQAVRTGLGLKAEINLTSAFDRKNYFYPDLPQGYQISQLYHPIVGEGEVLVELGVGVARLVRIERIHLEQDAGKSIHDMDPNMSFVDLNRTGVALMEIVSRPDIRGPEEAAAYVLKLRQIMRYLGTCDGNMQNGNMRADVNVSVCKPGDYERYQETQDFSHLGTRCEIKNMNSTRFIQAAIEIEARRQIAIIEDGGEVVQETRLYDPDKNETRSMRSKEEAHDYRYFPDPDLLPLEIEQTWVDDIAGSLPELPDQKKARFISEMGLSEYDASVLTAEEENADFFEKVAAGRDGKLAANWVINELFGRLKKDEKDITQSPVSPDQLGDIIGLINAGDISGKIAKELFEIVYTEGGDPAVIVEERGMKQVTDTGAIEAAVDEVIAANPAQVEKAKANPKLAGWFVGQVMKATGGKANPAAVNKMVADKLGL; from the coding sequence ATGCTTGATCTGACCTACGAGACACCTGCCCCGAAAACGATTTCCGGCGCGACCGGCGACTGGGAGCTTGTGATCGGTCTGGAAGTGCACGCACAGGTGTCCTCCAAAGCAAAACTCTTCTCGGGGGCATCAACACAATTCGGCGCAGAACCCAACAGCAACGTGGCCTTTGTCGATGCAGGCATGCCCGGCATGCTTCCCGTCATCAACGAATACTGCGTCGAACAAGCGGTGCGCACGGGTTTGGGCCTCAAGGCGGAAATCAATCTGACATCAGCGTTTGATCGCAAGAACTATTTCTACCCCGACCTGCCACAGGGCTATCAGATCAGTCAGTTGTATCACCCCATCGTGGGCGAAGGCGAAGTGCTGGTTGAACTTGGCGTTGGCGTCGCCCGCCTTGTCCGCATTGAACGTATCCACCTTGAACAGGACGCGGGCAAGTCGATCCACGACATGGATCCGAACATGTCCTTTGTGGACCTGAACCGCACAGGCGTGGCGCTGATGGAAATCGTCTCCCGCCCCGACATCCGCGGCCCCGAAGAAGCAGCCGCTTATGTCCTGAAACTGCGCCAGATCATGCGCTATCTCGGCACCTGCGATGGCAACATGCAGAACGGAAACATGCGTGCGGATGTCAACGTATCGGTCTGCAAGCCCGGTGATTACGAACGCTATCAGGAAACGCAGGATTTCAGCCACCTCGGCACCCGGTGCGAGATCAAGAACATGAACTCCACCCGTTTCATTCAGGCCGCGATCGAAATCGAAGCGCGCCGCCAGATCGCAATCATCGAAGATGGTGGCGAAGTTGTGCAAGAAACGCGCCTGTATGATCCAGACAAGAACGAAACACGTTCCATGCGCTCCAAGGAAGAAGCACATGATTACCGCTACTTCCCCGATCCCGATTTGTTGCCATTGGAGATAGAGCAGACGTGGGTCGATGACATCGCAGGCAGCCTGCCGGAATTGCCCGACCAGAAGAAAGCTCGCTTCATCAGCGAAATGGGCCTGTCGGAATATGACGCATCTGTCCTGACGGCAGAAGAAGAAAATGCGGATTTCTTCGAAAAGGTGGCCGCAGGCCGCGACGGGAAACTTGCCGCAAACTGGGTCATCAACGAATTGTTCGGCCGTCTGAAAAAGGACGAGAAAGACATCACGCAAAGCCCGGTGTCACCTGACCAGCTTGGTGACATCATCGGCTTGATCAACGCAGGCGATATCTCCGGCAAGATTGCAAAAGAACTTTTTGAAATCGTCTACACAGAAGGCGGTGACCCGGCGGTGATCGTCGAAGAACGCGGCATGAAGCAGGTAACAGACACCGGGGCAATCGAAGCGGCTGTGGACGAAGTGATCGCCGCCAACCCCGCGCAGGTCGAAAAAGCCAAGGCCAACCCGAAACTTGCAGGCTGGTTCGTCGGTCAGGTGATGAAAGCAACCGGCGGCAAAGCGAACCCCGCAGCCGTGAACAAGATGGTGGCGGACAAACTGGGGCTTTAA
- a CDS encoding transglycosylase SLT domain-containing protein: MKLLKPILGGIAGILLATSAVAEVPFRPIAREDVVQAKIDAQAAALAAFRVQPRPAHMIRYPVEVNATEPTMRPVARTSFLPRTRWEHQPGNSVWTRAAMSAVGAHGEGLDSIIPTDIDTWCPAYKQNSAELRRAFWVGMMSALAKHESTYNPRAVGGGNLWYGLLQIYPDTARRYGCRATTGEQLKNPTENLSCAARIMNVTVARDNAIALFNGRWRGVAADWGPMSNRSKIPEMANWTRNQSYCVPVRNLRPQMRPVTLMAQADIVTQTRPRLRPLRGTVSTMNVTATE, translated from the coding sequence ATGAAACTGCTCAAGCCAATTCTGGGGGGAATTGCGGGTATCCTTCTTGCGACATCTGCCGTCGCCGAAGTGCCGTTCCGCCCCATCGCCCGTGAAGATGTCGTTCAAGCCAAGATCGACGCGCAAGCCGCTGCTCTTGCTGCATTTCGTGTGCAGCCACGTCCTGCACACATGATCCGGTATCCTGTAGAGGTCAACGCGACCGAGCCAACCATGCGCCCTGTTGCGCGTACCAGCTTTTTGCCGCGTACGCGCTGGGAACATCAGCCCGGCAACAGCGTCTGGACCCGCGCCGCGATGTCGGCGGTCGGGGCACACGGGGAAGGGCTTGATTCGATCATTCCGACGGATATCGATACGTGGTGTCCTGCGTATAAACAGAATTCCGCAGAGTTGCGTCGTGCGTTTTGGGTGGGGATGATGTCGGCGCTTGCCAAGCACGAAAGCACCTATAATCCGCGTGCCGTTGGTGGCGGAAACCTGTGGTACGGTCTGCTGCAGATCTATCCTGACACAGCCCGCCGCTATGGCTGCCGCGCCACAACGGGCGAGCAATTGAAGAACCCGACAGAAAACCTGTCATGTGCGGCACGGATCATGAATGTCACTGTGGCCCGGGATAACGCGATTGCGCTGTTTAATGGGCGCTGGCGCGGGGTTGCGGCCGATTGGGGGCCGATGAGCAATCGCTCCAAGATTCCCGAGATGGCAAACTGGACGCGCAATCAATCCTATTGCGTGCCCGTCCGGAACTTGCGTCCACAGATGCGCCCCGTCACCTTGATGGCTCAGGCTGATATTGTGACTCAGACCCGTCCGCGTCTGCGCCCGTTGCGGGGCACCGTTTCGACGATGAACGTGACAGCCACAGAATAG
- a CDS encoding BolA family protein, giving the protein MGLDNEIRTALETAFDPTQLDVINESHKHAGHAGDDGSGESHWRIVISAPAFDDMSRLARHRAIHSALGPEIIGRLHALAIDIK; this is encoded by the coding sequence ATGGGGCTAGACAACGAAATTCGGACAGCATTGGAAACAGCGTTTGATCCGACTCAACTCGACGTTATCAATGAAAGCCACAAGCACGCTGGCCACGCAGGCGATGACGGGTCAGGTGAAAGCCATTGGCGCATTGTTATTTCGGCCCCAGCCTTTGACGATATGTCGCGGCTGGCCCGTCACCGTGCAATTCACAGCGCCTTGGGGCCCGAGATTATCGGGCGACTTCATGCGCTGGCAATCGATATCAAGTAG
- a CDS encoding malate synthase G: protein MTDRIEKQGLQVAAELAQFIDEQALPGTGVEPAAFWEGFSALLHDKAARNAALLDKRAALQGQIDGFHLENPGHIRDRDGYEAFLREIGYLVPEGDDFEITTANVDPEIAKVPGPQLVVPITNARFALNAANARWGSLYDAFYGTDAMGRMPPKGGYDRGHGSRVVARTRVFLDQAFAIAGASHADVSRYYIDKGALLIDDMPLEQPDKFVGYRGNPKAPDAILLRNNGLHVELVFDRAHPIGSRDQALLADVRLESAVSAIMDCEDSVACVDAEDKVQAYANWLGLMQGNLEASFEKGGKTMTRRLNDDMAYTAPDGSTFTMKGRALLWIRNVGHLMTNPAILLKDGSEAYEGLMDGMITTLIAMHDLKRESGNSVHGSIYIVKPKMHGPEEVAFTNEIFSHVEDALGLPRDTIKVGIMDEERRTTVNLKECIRAAKSRVAFINTGFLDRTGDEIHTSMEAGPFSRKDFIKRKQWIGAYEDQNVDIGLECGFSGKAQIGKGMWAMPDMMAAMIEQKIGHPKSGANCAWVPSPTAATLHALHYHQVDVLAVQAKLKAGGRRAYVSSILDIPLATFRRWSDAQIQKEIENNAQGILGYVVRWIDQGVGCSKVPDINDVGLMEDRATCRISSQALANWLHHGVVSEKQVMDTMRKMAEVVDRQNADDPAYRPMAPTFDGIAYQAACDLVFKGREQPSGYTEPVLHRRRLELKAQRNH from the coding sequence ATGACCGACCGGATCGAAAAGCAGGGCCTGCAAGTTGCTGCTGAACTTGCGCAATTCATAGATGAGCAGGCATTGCCGGGAACCGGTGTCGAACCGGCGGCGTTCTGGGAAGGATTTTCGGCATTGCTTCACGACAAGGCGGCGCGCAATGCCGCGCTACTGGACAAGCGTGCAGCGTTGCAGGGTCAAATCGACGGCTTTCATTTGGAGAACCCCGGCCACATCCGTGACCGCGACGGATACGAGGCCTTTCTGCGCGAGATCGGCTATCTGGTCCCCGAAGGTGATGACTTTGAAATCACGACAGCGAATGTCGATCCCGAGATCGCCAAGGTCCCCGGCCCGCAGCTGGTTGTGCCGATTACCAATGCCCGCTTTGCGCTGAACGCGGCCAATGCCCGTTGGGGCAGCCTTTACGATGCGTTCTACGGCACGGATGCGATGGGGCGGATGCCGCCGAAGGGTGGCTATGACCGCGGGCATGGATCCCGCGTTGTTGCGCGCACCCGTGTGTTTCTGGATCAGGCGTTTGCAATCGCTGGCGCAAGCCATGCGGACGTGTCGCGCTATTACATCGACAAGGGCGCCTTGCTGATTGACGACATGCCGCTCGAGCAGCCCGATAAGTTTGTCGGCTATCGTGGGAACCCCAAGGCACCGGATGCTATCTTGTTGCGCAACAACGGCTTGCACGTCGAATTGGTGTTTGATCGCGCGCATCCGATCGGCAGCCGCGATCAGGCGCTTTTGGCTGATGTTCGACTGGAAAGCGCTGTGTCCGCGATCATGGATTGCGAGGATTCAGTCGCTTGTGTGGATGCTGAAGACAAGGTGCAGGCCTATGCGAACTGGCTTGGCCTGATGCAGGGTAATCTGGAAGCGTCGTTTGAAAAGGGCGGCAAGACCATGACCCGCCGTCTGAACGACGATATGGCCTACACCGCACCGGATGGGAGCACCTTCACGATGAAGGGTCGTGCCTTGTTGTGGATCCGCAATGTCGGTCACCTGATGACGAACCCGGCAATCCTTCTGAAAGACGGTTCCGAAGCCTATGAGGGCTTGATGGACGGCATGATCACGACGTTGATCGCGATGCACGACCTCAAGCGCGAAAGCGGCAATTCCGTTCACGGGTCGATTTATATCGTGAAACCCAAGATGCACGGCCCTGAAGAAGTCGCGTTCACCAATGAAATCTTCTCGCATGTTGAAGATGCGCTGGGCTTGCCGCGTGATACGATCAAGGTCGGGATTATGGACGAAGAGCGCCGCACGACCGTTAATCTCAAGGAATGCATCCGCGCTGCCAAGTCGCGCGTCGCGTTCATCAACACAGGCTTTCTGGATCGCACCGGCGATGAAATCCATACCTCGATGGAGGCGGGCCCGTTCAGCCGCAAGGACTTCATCAAGCGCAAGCAGTGGATCGGGGCATACGAAGACCAGAACGTCGATATCGGGTTGGAGTGCGGCTTTTCCGGCAAGGCCCAGATCGGCAAGGGCATGTGGGCGATGCCTGACATGATGGCCGCCATGATCGAACAGAAGATCGGTCATCCGAAATCCGGTGCGAACTGCGCATGGGTGCCAAGTCCGACGGCCGCGACATTGCACGCCCTACATTACCATCAGGTCGATGTACTGGCCGTTCAGGCGAAGCTGAAAGCTGGCGGACGACGCGCCTATGTGTCTTCAATCCTTGATATTCCGCTGGCGACCTTTCGACGCTGGTCGGATGCGCAGATTCAGAAAGAGATCGAAAACAACGCACAGGGCATTCTGGGCTATGTCGTGCGCTGGATCGATCAGGGTGTTGGTTGTTCGAAAGTGCCCGACATCAACGATGTGGGCCTGATGGAAGACCGCGCGACCTGCCGCATTTCATCACAAGCGCTTGCCAATTGGCTGCACCACGGTGTTGTTTCCGAAAAGCAGGTGATGGATACCATGCGCAAGATGGCCGAAGTCGTCGACCGTCAGAACGCGGATGACCCGGCCTATCGTCCGATGGCCCCGACATTTGACGGGATCGCCTATCAAGCGGCCTGTGATCTTGTGTTCAAAGGTCGGGAACAACCGTCCGGTTATACGGAACCGGTTCTG
- the pepN gene encoding aminopeptidase N, whose amino-acid sequence MKDAGPQPIYLKDYTPPAYLVDDVHLTFQLSPNTTRVISRVRFCKNPDAASAEFFLHGEDLRLMWAKIDGVSIAPDVTEKGLTCDVPANAFTWEAEVEIDPANNTALEGLYMSNGMYCTQCEAEGFRKITYFPDRPDVMAVYTVRIESDLPVLLSNGNPTVSGAGFAEWHDPWPKPSYLFALVAGDLIPTSDQFTTASGKDVALNIYARKGDETKCAYALDALKRSMTWDENVYGREYDLDIFNIVAVDDFNAGAMENKGLNIFNSAYVLASPETATDANFESIEAVIAHEYFHNWTGNRITCRDWFQLCLKEGLTVFRDQQFTGDMRSKAVKRIDDAVALRAYQFREDNGPLAHPVRPESFVEINNFYTATVYEKGAEVIGMLKRLVGDEKYAEALDLYFTRHDGDAATIEDWLAVFEDVTGRDMTQFKRWYTQAGTPRITVTDSFENGTYTLKLTQETRPTPGQPDKKPQVIPVAIGLLAPDGTEVVPTTMLELTEDAQSFTFEGLTEKPVPSILRDFSAPVIINHDQDTKTRAFLLAHDTDPFNRWEAGHALATEVVMRMVTDDVAPDPAFLDGLAAVMRDDNLDPAFRARIVGEMPRQDDIAQRLFEQGRTPDPMAIYRTFETLKVQIALHLQDITPRIYAAMQVPGSYSPAADAAGKRSLGNIALSLMSRLDGGKQAAQQYATADNMTQQLAALSALLKQGGGADQRADFFQQWRHEKLVMDKWFAVQVGTAAPEDAAATVKSLTKHPLFDMRNPNRFRAVLGAFSGNAAGFHMADGSGYNLLADWLIKLDPVNPQTAARMTTAFDSWKRYDANRQAHMVAALQRILKNPEISGDVAEMITRLLDSAAPD is encoded by the coding sequence ATGAAAGACGCCGGACCACAGCCGATCTATCTCAAGGACTACACACCGCCCGCCTATCTCGTCGATGACGTGCATCTGACGTTCCAGCTATCGCCGAACACGACCCGTGTGATTTCACGAGTGCGGTTTTGCAAGAACCCCGATGCAGCATCCGCCGAATTCTTCTTGCACGGCGAAGACCTGCGCCTGATGTGGGCCAAGATCGACGGTGTGTCGATCGCACCGGACGTTACAGAAAAAGGGCTGACCTGCGACGTGCCTGCGAATGCGTTCACATGGGAAGCCGAGGTTGAAATTGACCCGGCCAACAATACCGCACTCGAAGGACTATACATGTCCAACGGGATGTATTGCACGCAATGCGAAGCCGAAGGGTTTCGCAAGATCACCTATTTCCCAGACCGGCCCGACGTCATGGCGGTTTACACAGTCAGGATCGAAAGCGACCTGCCCGTCCTGCTGTCGAACGGCAATCCAACTGTATCAGGTGCCGGATTCGCCGAATGGCACGATCCCTGGCCGAAACCGTCCTATCTTTTTGCGCTCGTGGCGGGCGATCTGATCCCGACATCAGACCAGTTTACGACCGCGTCCGGCAAGGACGTCGCGCTGAACATCTATGCGCGCAAAGGGGATGAAACAAAATGCGCCTATGCGCTGGACGCACTGAAACGGTCAATGACATGGGATGAAAACGTTTATGGCCGCGAATATGACTTGGACATTTTCAACATCGTTGCCGTTGATGACTTCAATGCAGGCGCGATGGAAAACAAGGGGTTGAACATTTTCAACTCTGCTTATGTTCTCGCATCGCCCGAAACCGCGACAGATGCCAACTTTGAAAGCATCGAAGCGGTTATCGCGCACGAGTATTTCCACAACTGGACAGGCAACCGGATTACCTGCCGCGACTGGTTCCAATTGTGTTTGAAAGAAGGATTGACCGTCTTCCGCGACCAGCAGTTTACCGGCGACATGCGAAGCAAGGCGGTTAAACGCATTGATGATGCCGTCGCACTGCGTGCCTACCAGTTCCGCGAAGACAACGGCCCACTCGCCCACCCCGTGCGACCCGAAAGCTTTGTCGAGATCAACAACTTCTATACTGCCACAGTATACGAAAAAGGGGCCGAGGTCATCGGCATGCTCAAGCGGCTCGTCGGGGATGAGAAATACGCCGAGGCGCTCGATCTCTATTTCACGCGACATGATGGTGATGCGGCGACGATCGAGGACTGGTTGGCCGTTTTCGAAGACGTGACCGGGCGGGATATGACCCAGTTCAAACGCTGGTACACACAGGCCGGAACACCACGCATCACGGTGACAGACTCATTCGAAAACGGCACTTACACGCTGAAACTGACACAGGAAACGCGGCCCACCCCTGGCCAGCCAGACAAAAAACCGCAAGTGATCCCGGTCGCCATCGGCCTGCTTGCCCCGGACGGGACAGAGGTCGTGCCAACAACGATGCTGGAACTGACCGAGGACGCGCAATCCTTCACATTCGAAGGCTTGACAGAAAAGCCAGTGCCATCAATCCTGCGCGACTTCTCCGCACCGGTCATCATCAACCACGATCAGGACACGAAGACGCGCGCCTTCCTGCTTGCGCATGACACCGATCCGTTCAATCGCTGGGAAGCCGGGCACGCCCTTGCGACCGAAGTGGTCATGCGCATGGTTACTGACGACGTCGCACCCGATCCCGCATTTCTCGATGGTCTGGCCGCAGTCATGCGCGACGACAATCTTGACCCGGCCTTCCGTGCGCGCATCGTCGGGGAAATGCCGCGCCAGGATGACATCGCCCAGCGCCTCTTTGAGCAAGGCAGGACGCCGGACCCGATGGCGATCTACCGGACGTTCGAAACGCTGAAGGTGCAGATCGCCCTGCACTTGCAGGACATCACGCCGCGCATTTACGCGGCAATGCAGGTGCCCGGCTCCTACAGTCCGGCCGCAGATGCCGCTGGCAAGCGCAGCCTTGGCAATATCGCGCTATCGCTGATGTCGCGGCTCGACGGGGGCAAGCAGGCAGCGCAGCAATACGCGACCGCCGACAACATGACACAGCAACTCGCCGCGCTCTCTGCCCTGCTGAAACAGGGGGGTGGCGCAGATCAGCGCGCGGACTTCTTCCAGCAATGGCGGCATGAAAAGCTGGTGATGGACAAATGGTTCGCAGTGCAGGTCGGCACGGCTGCCCCAGAAGATGCGGCGGCGACGGTTAAGAGCCTGACCAAACATCCGCTGTTCGACATGAGGAACCCCAATCGGTTCCGCGCGGTGCTGGGCGCGTTTTCGGGGAACGCTGCGGGCTTTCACATGGCCGACGGCAGCGGGTACAATCTTCTTGCTGACTGGCTGATTAAACTCGACCCTGTGAACCCGCAGACAGCGGCGCGTATGACGACAGCCTTCGACAGCTGGAAACGCTACGATGCCAATCGGCAGGCCCATATGGTTGCGGCGTTGCAGAGAATCCTCAAAAACCCTGAAATATCAGGCGATGTCGCTGAAATGATAACGCGCCTATTGGACTCTGCCGCACCGGATTGA
- a CDS encoding lysophospholipid acyltransferase family protein, with protein sequence MEDKIAALISERAPWLYDRRAALPRRLIERLLCYDRTVKLATRFQSATSSQIMETMGRHLSRDVTVHGLGHIPHHGPALIVANHPTGIADGIILHRLLAGSRPDTYFFANSDILRVLPQMSDMIAPVEWRRDRRCHGKTRETMAYVRDATEAGRLGVIFPSGRLAKRRGLKLHERPWMASAAMLARKFDLPVIPVHIQARNSVLFYLFDLIHPTLRDVTLFHETLNKNRQPFRIRVGEPIAARALPKNSEDGIAMLRKATLALGEDAPAVSLVKATRPLLRG encoded by the coding sequence ATGGAAGACAAGATTGCTGCCCTCATCTCCGAACGTGCGCCTTGGCTATATGACCGTCGCGCCGCGCTGCCCCGTCGCCTGATAGAACGGTTGCTGTGTTACGACCGGACCGTCAAGCTTGCGACACGGTTTCAATCGGCGACAAGTTCGCAAATCATGGAAACCATGGGGCGACACCTGTCGCGGGACGTGACCGTGCATGGCCTGGGGCATATCCCGCACCATGGTCCAGCCCTGATCGTCGCAAATCATCCCACCGGTATTGCTGATGGGATCATCTTGCATCGTCTGCTTGCAGGCAGTCGACCCGACACTTACTTCTTTGCGAATTCGGACATTCTGCGCGTTTTACCCCAGATGTCAGACATGATCGCGCCGGTCGAATGGCGTCGTGACAGACGGTGCCACGGCAAAACCCGCGAAACGATGGCCTACGTGCGTGATGCGACCGAGGCGGGGCGTTTGGGCGTAATCTTTCCATCCGGGCGGCTGGCCAAGCGTCGCGGGCTGAAATTGCACGAGCGGCCTTGGATGGCCTCCGCTGCGATGCTTGCGCGAAAATTCGATCTGCCTGTGATCCCGGTTCATATTCAGGCGCGCAATTCGGTCCTGTTCTATCTGTTCGACCTGATCCATCCGACGCTGCGCGACGTGACACTGTTTCATGAGACACTGAACAAGAACCGTCAGCCGTTCCGGATCAGAGTGGGAGAACCGATCGCCGCGCGCGCACTTCCGAAGAATTCCGAAGACGGGATTGCTATGCTGCGCAAGGCAACTCTGGCTTTGGGCGAAGATGCGCCAGCCGTCAGCTTGGTAAAGGCGACGCGCCCACTGCTGAGGGGATAG
- a CDS encoding DUF4177 domain-containing protein translates to MAFEYKVIPAPTKGLKARGVKTAADRFANALQTRMNQLGADGWEYQRTDTLPCEEREGLMGKTTVFQNMLVFRRALATPVAQETPAEEPKALPAPEPTVSKPEPDPHVLENKVMDGDNVPSVPAEKPATDDSKPDSARVAAE, encoded by the coding sequence ATGGCGTTCGAATACAAGGTCATTCCCGCTCCGACAAAGGGGCTTAAGGCGCGCGGCGTGAAAACCGCTGCCGATCGGTTTGCGAACGCATTGCAGACAAGAATGAATCAACTTGGCGCGGACGGCTGGGAATACCAGCGTACGGATACGCTGCCTTGCGAAGAACGCGAAGGTCTGATGGGAAAGACGACTGTCTTTCAGAACATGCTCGTCTTCAGGCGTGCGCTGGCGACACCTGTGGCGCAAGAAACCCCCGCAGAAGAGCCCAAAGCCCTGCCAGCGCCGGAGCCGACTGTTAGCAAGCCTGAGCCTGACCCACATGTTCTGGAAAACAAGGTCATGGATGGCGACAACGTACCAAGCGTGCCGGCCGAAAAGCCAGCGACCGACGACTCCAAACCGGATTCGGCCCGCGTCGCCGCAGAATGA
- a CDS encoding J domain-containing protein: MKKNDPFGFDMSVSSSKKKNPRGRRGMSGASETSTRVCDHDGCEEAGKYRAPKSPDQMDDYFWFCQQHVREYNLKWNFFDGTSEAELMAQMDKDRTWERPTKPFKKSVEEAAWARLGVDDPHQVLGQNATQNPGRHQGTGRKLPPTERRAIEILDAKDTWSKPEIRKAYKALIKVLHPDMNGGDRSQEEQLTEVVWAWDQIKVSRNFRDKT; this comes from the coding sequence ATGAAGAAAAACGATCCATTTGGTTTCGACATGTCGGTGTCGAGCTCGAAGAAGAAGAACCCGCGCGGCCGGCGTGGTATGTCTGGCGCATCCGAAACGTCGACCCGCGTGTGCGATCACGACGGATGCGAGGAAGCGGGCAAGTACCGCGCGCCAAAATCGCCTGACCAGATGGATGACTATTTCTGGTTCTGCCAGCAGCACGTGCGCGAATATAACCTCAAGTGGAACTTCTTCGACGGCACATCCGAGGCGGAACTGATGGCGCAGATGGATAAGGATCGCACCTGGGAACGCCCGACCAAGCCGTTCAAGAAATCAGTCGAAGAAGCCGCATGGGCGCGCCTTGGCGTCGATGATCCACATCAGGTGCTGGGGCAGAACGCGACGCAGAACCCGGGTCGTCATCAAGGAACGGGCCGCAAGCTGCCGCCGACCGAACGGCGCGCAATCGAAATTCTTGATGCCAAGGACACATGGTCCAAGCCGGAAATCCGCAAGGCCTACAAGGCCTTGATCAAGGTCTTGCACCCCGACATGAATGGCGGTGACCGGTCTCAGGAAGAACAGCTGACAGAAGTTGTCTGGGCGTGGGATCAGATCAAGGTCAGCCGGAACTTCCGCGACAAGACCTAA
- a CDS encoding DUF2256 domain-containing protein: MAKMRKKGDLPEKVCITCGRPFQWRKKWEKVWDDVKYCSDRCRAERSSVKD, translated from the coding sequence ATGGCGAAAATGCGCAAGAAGGGCGATCTGCCTGAAAAGGTCTGTATCACTTGTGGTCGCCCTTTCCAGTGGCGCAAGAAATGGGAAAAGGTTTGGGACGACGTCAAGTATTGTTCCGACCGGTGCCGTGCCGAAAGGTCATCTGTGAAAGACTGA
- a CDS encoding type 1 glutamine amidotransferase domain-containing protein, with amino-acid sequence MTELNAAKILILSTDGFEQSELMVPLEKLREHGATVHVATPDAKDIKGWDQDNWGETVRGDIDLKDVSVADYDAIVLPGGQINPDLLRVNEDAVSLVRKFVSEGKIVAAICHAPWLLIEADVVKDREMTSYHSIKTDLVNAGAKWVDQEVAISNGIITSRSPEDLEAFVAKIVEEVREGDHPRKAA; translated from the coding sequence ATGACCGAACTCAATGCTGCAAAAATCCTCATCCTCTCAACAGATGGTTTTGAACAATCCGAACTGATGGTGCCGCTGGAAAAGTTGCGCGAACACGGTGCCACCGTGCATGTCGCCACGCCCGATGCAAAAGATATCAAAGGCTGGGATCAGGACAACTGGGGCGAAACGGTCAGAGGCGACATTGATCTCAAAGATGTATCGGTCGCGGATTACGATGCGATCGTTCTGCCAGGTGGTCAAATCAATCCCGACCTGCTGCGCGTCAATGAAGACGCCGTGTCGTTGGTCCGCAAGTTTGTCAGCGAAGGCAAGATCGTTGCCGCTATCTGTCATGCACCATGGCTTTTGATCGAAGCGGACGTCGTGAAAGATCGCGAAATGACGTCCTATCATTCGATCAAGACCGACCTGGTGAATGCGGGCGCAAAATGGGTTGATCAGGAAGTTGCGATTTCCAATGGAATTATCACAAGCCGCTCGCCAGAAGATCTTGAGGCGTTTGTCGCAAAGATTGTCGAAGAGGTGCGCGAAGGCGACCACCCGCGCAAGGCTGCATAA